A window of the Bufo gargarizans isolate SCDJY-AF-19 chromosome 1, ASM1485885v1, whole genome shotgun sequence genome harbors these coding sequences:
- the LOC122924979 gene encoding gastrula zinc finger protein XlCGF17.1-like, translated as MLSLNYKVEDEDIMQRSSGENFITLIVHPGLHSTDLSYSPPNHEEPFPDQSQIVTTSTGQKGCESFNCGKEFAQSSGLSTHRVIHIGEKPYSCSQCKKCFTGKSHLVRHERSHTGEKPYSCSECGRCFTHKSYLVEHERSHTGEKPYSCSECGNCFKQRTNLIRHQRFHTGERPYSCLECGKCFAQKYNLVEHQRIHTGEKPYSCSECGKCFKQRTNLIRHQRCHTGEKPYSCSECGKCFTYNSQLAIHERRHTGVKPYSCSECGKCFAGKLILVAHERSHTGEKPYSCSECGKCFTDKSNFVKHKRSHTGEKPYSCSECGKCFTRKSYLIKHQTLYTGDRPYSCSESKLVKHERKHNSEKPF; from the coding sequence ATGTTATCACTAAATTATAAAGTAGAAGATGAAGATATCATGCagcgctcttcaggagaaaactTCATTACCCTCATAgtacatccaggacttcacagtacagatctatCATATAGTCCTCCTAATCATGAGGAACCTTTTCCTGACCAATCACAAATTGTTACCACAAGTACAGGTCAGAAAGGGTGTGAAAGTTTTAATTGTGGCAAAGAGTTCGCACAAAGCTCAGGTCTTTCTACACACAGAGTAATTCATATAGGAGAGAAACCATACTCCTGTTCACAATGTAAGAAATGTTTTACaggtaaatcacatcttgttagacatgagagaagtcacacaggagagaagccatattcatgttcagaatgtgggagatgttttacaCATAAATCTTATCTTGTTGAAcacgagagaagtcacacaggagagaagccatattcatgttcagaatgtgggaattgTTTTAAGCAAAGAACAAATCTTATTCGACATCAGagatttcacacaggagagagaccatattcatgtttagaatgtgggaaatgttttgcacaaAAATACAACCTTgttgaacatcagagaattcacacaggagagaagccatattcatgttcagaatgtgggaagtgttttaaacAAAGAACAAATCTTATTAGGCATcagagatgtcacacaggagagaaaccgtattcttgttcagaatgtgggaaatgctttacatATAACTCTCAACTTGCTATACATGAGAGAAGACACACAGGagtgaaaccatattcatgttcagaatgtgggaaatgttttgcagggAAATTGATTCTTGTTGCACAtgaaagaagtcacacaggagagaaaccatattcatgttcagaatgtggaaaatgttttacagataaatcaaatTTTGTAAAAcataagagaagtcacacaggagagaaaccatattcctgttctgaatgtgggaaatgttttacacggaAATCATATCTAATTAAACATCAGACTCTTTACACAGGGGACAGgccttattcatgttcagaatccaaacttgttaaacatgagagaaaaCACAATAGTGAGaagccattttaa